From Haloarcula hispanica ATCC 33960, the proteins below share one genomic window:
- a CDS encoding DUF5817 domain-containing protein codes for MYAVVGCSDCSALWVTEGRPETTQCPRCGTRRKHEKRRKFVETDDEAHAREVRASMLANRQGEGDAFAELDSYAEMERQVDGAGVDDETYLEDSGVDTDAVSAAADRAEQGATRGSSRKETVTNALRNLDEPTEDDIVAYAEERGVPASYTRKALTKLVRAGKASESRGQYRLL; via the coding sequence ATGTACGCGGTCGTCGGGTGTAGTGATTGCAGCGCGCTGTGGGTCACTGAGGGGCGACCGGAGACAACACAGTGCCCGCGGTGTGGCACGCGCCGCAAACACGAGAAGCGGCGGAAGTTCGTCGAAACGGACGACGAGGCCCACGCCCGTGAGGTCCGGGCGTCGATGCTGGCGAACCGGCAGGGGGAGGGTGACGCCTTCGCGGAGTTGGATTCCTACGCCGAAATGGAGCGCCAGGTCGACGGCGCAGGCGTGGACGACGAGACGTACCTCGAAGATTCGGGGGTGGATACAGACGCCGTGTCGGCGGCCGCCGACCGCGCCGAGCAAGGGGCGACAAGAGGGTCGAGCCGTAAGGAGACGGTCACGAACGCGCTCCGGAACCTCGACGAGCCGACCGAGGACGACATCGTGGCCTACGCCGAGGAGCGCGGCGTCCCGGCGTCGTACACCCGGAAGGCACTGACAAAGCTGGTTCGTGCCGGCAAGGCATCGGAGAGTCGGGGGCAGTACCGGCTGCTATGA
- a CDS encoding cation diffusion facilitator family transporter, with the protein MSRRATLRRVGLLVLGVNLLLVLLKASVWLTTGSFAVQSEAVNSAADTAYSLVIVAGLYLTTRPPDFEHPHGHERIEPFVSLFVAAGIFSAGGFVLWNAGTALLTGNISVTQGPAAVLVLAFSAVAKYALYRYCLRAGTDRNSPALIATAKDNRNDILTAGAALVGVGGAMAGYPIADPLAALVVAIGIIYTGIEVVQENVTYLVGGAPPEDLRREILRRALDHPQVRGAHDVIAHYVGPEIDVSLHIEVEGDLTLFEAHDIETAVIKSIEELPEVDDAFIHVDPKELGEWKDDEEVERLADLE; encoded by the coding sequence ATGTCACGCCGCGCGACGCTCAGGCGGGTCGGCCTGCTCGTTCTCGGCGTCAATCTCCTCCTCGTGCTGCTGAAAGCCAGCGTCTGGCTCACCACCGGGAGCTTCGCTGTCCAGTCCGAGGCGGTCAACAGCGCCGCCGACACCGCCTACTCGCTGGTCATCGTCGCTGGGCTGTACCTGACGACGCGCCCGCCGGACTTCGAGCATCCCCACGGCCACGAACGTATCGAGCCGTTCGTCTCGCTGTTCGTCGCCGCGGGTATCTTTTCCGCTGGCGGGTTCGTCCTCTGGAACGCCGGTACTGCCCTGCTGACCGGGAACATCTCGGTAACACAGGGGCCAGCCGCCGTGCTCGTGCTCGCCTTCTCGGCCGTCGCGAAGTACGCCCTCTACCGCTACTGTCTCCGCGCGGGCACGGACCGTAACTCCCCGGCGCTCATTGCGACGGCGAAGGACAACCGCAACGACATCCTCACCGCGGGAGCGGCGCTGGTCGGCGTCGGTGGTGCGATGGCCGGTTACCCCATTGCCGACCCGCTGGCTGCGCTCGTCGTCGCCATCGGCATCATCTACACCGGCATCGAGGTCGTACAGGAAAACGTCACCTATCTCGTTGGCGGCGCACCACCGGAGGACCTCCGGCGCGAAATTCTTCGCCGCGCGCTGGACCACCCGCAGGTCCGAGGCGCACACGACGTTATCGCCCACTACGTCGGCCCCGAAATCGACGTGAGCCTCCACATCGAGGTGGAAGGCGACCTGACGCTGTTCGAGGCCCACGACATCGAGACGGCGGTCATCAAGTCCATCGAGGAACTCCCGGAGGTCGACGACGCGTTCATCCACGTCGACCCGAAGGAACTCGGCGAGTGGAAAGACGACGAGGAAGTGGAACGACTCGCTGACCTGGAGTGA
- a CDS encoding cupin domain-containing protein has product MEEVPQAACETVEAVDGVHLTQLAVGEQMSVQQFHIDPGAAVPEHSHRHEQVGYVVKGTFTFHVNGEEYVIGPGDSYVVPSEEPHEARNDGEEPVRGIDVFSPPRSNPDWQD; this is encoded by the coding sequence ATGGAAGAAGTACCACAGGCGGCCTGTGAGACAGTCGAAGCAGTCGACGGCGTGCACCTGACACAGTTGGCGGTCGGAGAGCAGATGAGCGTCCAGCAGTTCCACATCGACCCCGGTGCGGCCGTCCCGGAACACAGCCACCGCCACGAGCAGGTCGGCTACGTTGTGAAAGGGACCTTTACCTTCCACGTCAACGGCGAGGAGTACGTCATCGGCCCCGGGGACTCCTACGTGGTCCCGAGTGAGGAGCCACACGAAGCGCGCAACGACGGCGAGGAACCGGTCCGGGGTATCGACGTGTTCAGTCCGCCCAGATCGAACCCGGACTGGCAGGACTAG
- a CDS encoding HIT family protein yields the protein MDKVFAPWRIEWVEREETNPDVDCVFCAFRAGDDDRANNLVARSDHAFVLLNNYPYNPGHVMVIPHTHTGEYGDLDDETLLDHARLKQRTFDALETALSPDAFNAGLNLGGSAAGGSIDDHLHTHVVPRWNGDTNFMPVISDTKVIVEAVEETYDRLYAAFASQDGTTAPEDGAVRIE from the coding sequence ATGGACAAGGTGTTTGCGCCGTGGCGCATCGAGTGGGTCGAACGCGAGGAGACGAACCCCGACGTCGACTGCGTGTTCTGTGCGTTTCGAGCGGGGGACGACGACCGGGCGAACAACCTCGTGGCACGAAGCGACCACGCCTTCGTCCTCCTGAACAACTACCCGTACAACCCCGGGCATGTGATGGTCATTCCCCACACCCACACCGGCGAGTACGGCGACCTCGACGACGAAACCCTGCTCGATCACGCCCGACTGAAACAGCGGACCTTCGATGCTCTCGAAACGGCGCTGTCCCCGGACGCGTTCAACGCGGGGCTGAACCTCGGTGGCTCCGCGGCCGGCGGGTCGATTGACGACCACCTCCATACTCACGTCGTCCCGCGGTGGAACGGCGACACCAATTTCATGCCGGTCATCAGCGACACGAAGGTCATCGTCGAGGCCGTCGAAGAGACGTACGACCGGCTCTACGCTGCGTTCGCATCACAGGACGGGACAACCGCTCCCGAGGACGGGGCTGTCCGAATCGAGTAG
- the map gene encoding type II methionyl aminopeptidase, protein MTDVDFDSEQYEKCREAGEILAQVRDEAAERVEVGVSHLEVAQWAEDKIKELGGKPAFPVNISIDEEAAHATPERDDDATFGEEMVNLDIGVHVDGWLADTAVTVDLSGQDELAEAPAEALDAALDVAGPGVDVGQIGAAVEEVIEGYGYNPVVNLTGHGLGHWEQHTSPNIPNREVAQGATLDVGDVVAIEPFATDGRGKVQEGADEEIFALEREGSVRNRQARQVLEQITEEYRTLPFAARWLDSPRAEMALRRLKQQDIVHGYPVLKEQDGAYVSQKEHTVIITEDGCEVTTRSR, encoded by the coding sequence ATGACTGACGTGGACTTCGATTCCGAGCAGTACGAGAAATGCCGTGAAGCAGGCGAGATTCTAGCACAGGTACGTGACGAGGCAGCCGAACGCGTCGAGGTGGGCGTCTCCCATCTCGAAGTCGCCCAGTGGGCCGAGGACAAAATCAAGGAGTTGGGTGGCAAGCCGGCGTTTCCGGTGAACATCTCCATCGACGAGGAGGCGGCCCACGCCACGCCCGAGCGCGACGACGACGCAACATTCGGCGAGGAGATGGTCAACCTCGACATCGGCGTCCACGTCGACGGGTGGCTCGCCGACACCGCCGTGACGGTCGACCTCTCCGGGCAGGACGAACTCGCCGAAGCGCCCGCCGAGGCCCTGGACGCCGCGCTGGACGTTGCCGGCCCCGGTGTCGATGTAGGCCAGATCGGCGCGGCCGTCGAGGAGGTCATCGAGGGGTACGGCTACAACCCCGTCGTGAACCTCACCGGCCACGGACTGGGCCACTGGGAGCAGCACACGTCGCCGAACATCCCGAACCGCGAGGTGGCACAGGGTGCAACGCTCGACGTGGGCGACGTGGTCGCCATCGAGCCGTTCGCCACCGATGGCCGCGGTAAGGTGCAGGAAGGGGCCGACGAGGAGATTTTCGCCCTCGAACGGGAAGGGTCAGTTCGGAACCGGCAGGCTCGACAGGTCCTCGAACAGATTACCGAGGAGTATCGGACCCTCCCCTTCGCGGCCCGCTGGCTCGATTCGCCGCGAGCGGAGATGGCGCTTCGCCGCCTGAAACAGCAGGATATCGTCCACGGTTATCCAGTTCTTAAGGAGCAGGACGGGGCCTACGTCAGTCAGAAGGAACACACCGTTATCATCACCGAGGACGGCTGTGAAGTGACGACCCGTTCGCGGTAG
- a CDS encoding DUF7860 family protein, with the protein MSQNWNADYATLAKRGFMLGAGLFLLGIAGEVAGSAVLGTLPAWGDTLLVDMEMLGILVGLLSPLVFGVVLPLTE; encoded by the coding sequence ATGAGCCAAAACTGGAACGCGGACTACGCGACACTCGCAAAGCGCGGGTTCATGCTCGGGGCGGGGCTGTTCCTCCTCGGCATCGCGGGGGAAGTCGCCGGAAGCGCCGTTCTCGGGACGCTCCCCGCCTGGGGCGACACGCTGCTGGTCGACATGGAAATGCTCGGTATTCTCGTCGGTCTCCTCTCGCCGCTCGTGTTCGGTGTGGTCCTTCCGCTGACGGAGTAA
- a CDS encoding tRNA (N(6)-L-threonylcarbamoyladenosine(37)-C(2))-methylthiotransferase, translated as MARYHIETYGCTSNRGETQQIEQALREGGHHPADGPESADVAILNTCTVLEKTERNMLARAKELDKETPADLVITGCMALAQGEEFQSADVDAEVLHWDDVPQYVLNGECPTITPDTETVLNGVVGILPIARGCMSDCSYCITKQATGRIESPSVEENVEKARALVHAGAKEIRITGQDTGVYGWDTNKGTSLLPELLDRICSDIDGDFRVRVGMANPKGLHGVREELAAVFAEHDELYNFIHAPVQSGSDDVLADMRRQHAVSEYLEVVETLDDHLDYWTLSTDFIVGFPTEEPADHEESMALLRETRPEKINVTRFSKRPGTDAADMKGLGGQTKKDRSKEMSEAKMELMAEAYEEMVGHTSSVLLVEDGTDESLVGYDEAYRQVVIADAQERGLEIGDTVDVEITSHNTVYAFGEPIERAQVAD; from the coding sequence ATGGCCCGGTATCATATCGAGACGTACGGGTGCACCTCGAACAGAGGTGAGACCCAGCAGATCGAGCAGGCGCTCCGGGAGGGCGGGCACCATCCCGCCGACGGGCCGGAGTCGGCTGACGTAGCGATTCTCAACACCTGTACGGTGCTTGAGAAAACCGAGCGGAACATGCTCGCACGGGCCAAAGAACTCGACAAAGAAACGCCGGCCGACCTCGTCATCACGGGCTGTATGGCGCTCGCACAGGGCGAGGAGTTCCAGAGCGCCGACGTCGACGCGGAGGTACTCCACTGGGACGACGTGCCCCAGTACGTCCTCAACGGCGAGTGCCCGACAATCACGCCGGACACCGAAACGGTGCTCAACGGCGTCGTTGGTATCCTTCCCATCGCACGGGGGTGTATGTCGGACTGCTCCTACTGCATCACCAAGCAGGCGACCGGGCGAATCGAGTCGCCGTCGGTCGAGGAGAACGTCGAGAAGGCCCGTGCGCTCGTTCACGCCGGCGCGAAGGAAATCCGCATCACGGGCCAGGACACCGGCGTCTACGGCTGGGACACGAACAAGGGGACGAGCCTGCTGCCGGAGCTACTCGACCGCATCTGCTCCGACATCGACGGTGACTTCCGGGTACGCGTCGGCATGGCGAACCCGAAGGGCCTCCACGGCGTCCGCGAGGAACTCGCGGCGGTGTTCGCCGAGCACGACGAACTGTACAACTTCATCCACGCGCCGGTCCAGTCCGGCAGCGACGACGTGCTGGCCGATATGCGCCGGCAACACGCCGTCTCGGAGTATCTGGAGGTCGTCGAGACGCTGGACGACCACCTGGACTACTGGACGCTGTCGACGGACTTCATCGTCGGCTTCCCGACCGAGGAGCCGGCCGACCACGAGGAGTCGATGGCGCTGCTGCGCGAGACCCGGCCCGAGAAGATCAACGTCACGCGCTTCTCCAAGCGGCCCGGCACCGACGCCGCCGACATGAAAGGCCTGGGCGGCCAGACGAAGAAGGACCGCTCGAAGGAGATGAGCGAGGCGAAGATGGAGCTGATGGCCGAGGCCTACGAGGAGATGGTCGGCCACACGTCCTCGGTGTTGCTCGTCGAGGACGGTACCGACGAGTCGCTGGTGGGCTACGACGAGGCCTACCGACAGGTCGTCATCGCCGACGCACAGGAGCGCGGCCTCGAAATCGGCGACACGGTCGACGTGGAGATCACGAGCCACAACACCGTCTACGCCTTCGGCGAGCCGATCGAGCGGGCGCAGGTCGCGGACTGA
- the icd gene encoding isocitrate dehydrogenase (NADP(+)), with the protein MGYDYDKVEVPDEGQQIQVTEDDELDVPENPIIPIIHGDGIGTDVGPAAQKVLEAAANATGRDISWMRVYAGQSARDKYDENLPDDTVEAIKEFNVAIKGPLTTPVGAGFRSLNVALRKTLDLYANVRPTYHIEGVPSPVKDPEEMDMVTFRENTEDVYAGIEWEAGTDEVEEVKEFVEDEMDFDETIHDGPVGIGVKPITEFGTKRLVREAIDYALEEDRDSVTLVHKGNIMKFTEGAFRDWGYEVAEEEYGEHVITEDELWDEYDGEAPEDALVVNDRIADNMLQQLLTRTDEYDVIATMNLNGDYMSDAAGAQIGGLGIAPGANFGSARCLAEPVHGSAPKYAGEDKVNPTAMILSGRLMLEYMGWKDAGQLVRDAVEETISSGDVTYDLERQIEGGNKLATSEFAEKVVENIEKLA; encoded by the coding sequence ATGGGCTACGATTACGATAAAGTGGAGGTTCCCGACGAGGGACAGCAGATTCAGGTCACGGAGGACGACGAACTCGACGTTCCGGAGAACCCGATCATCCCCATCATCCACGGGGACGGTATCGGGACGGACGTCGGTCCGGCCGCACAGAAGGTGCTCGAAGCCGCCGCGAACGCCACCGGCCGTGACATCTCCTGGATGCGCGTCTACGCCGGCCAGTCCGCCCGGGACAAGTACGACGAGAACCTCCCTGACGACACCGTCGAGGCGATCAAGGAGTTCAACGTCGCTATCAAGGGGCCGCTGACGACGCCGGTCGGCGCCGGCTTCCGCTCGCTGAACGTCGCGCTCCGGAAGACGCTCGACCTCTACGCGAACGTCCGCCCGACCTACCACATCGAGGGCGTCCCGTCACCGGTCAAGGACCCCGAGGAGATGGACATGGTCACCTTCCGGGAGAACACCGAGGACGTCTACGCCGGCATCGAGTGGGAGGCCGGCACCGACGAAGTCGAGGAAGTCAAGGAGTTCGTCGAGGACGAGATGGACTTCGACGAGACCATCCACGACGGCCCGGTCGGCATCGGCGTCAAGCCGATCACCGAGTTCGGGACTAAGCGCCTCGTCCGCGAGGCCATCGACTACGCCCTCGAAGAGGACCGCGACTCCGTTACGCTGGTCCACAAGGGCAACATCATGAAGTTCACCGAGGGTGCCTTCCGCGACTGGGGCTACGAGGTCGCCGAAGAGGAGTACGGCGAGCACGTCATCACCGAGGACGAGCTGTGGGACGAGTACGACGGCGAAGCGCCCGAGGACGCGCTGGTCGTCAACGACCGCATCGCCGACAACATGCTCCAGCAGCTCCTGACCCGTACCGACGAGTACGACGTCATCGCGACGATGAACCTCAACGGGGACTACATGTCCGACGCCGCCGGCGCACAGATCGGCGGGCTCGGCATCGCCCCCGGTGCGAACTTCGGCTCGGCCCGCTGTCTCGCCGAACCGGTCCACGGCTCCGCGCCGAAGTACGCCGGCGAGGACAAGGTCAACCCGACCGCGATGATTCTCTCCGGCCGACTCATGCTCGAATACATGGGCTGGAAGGACGCCGGCCAGCTCGTTCGTGACGCCGTCGAGGAGACCATCTCCTCGGGCGACGTCACCTACGACCTCGAACGCCAGATCGAGGGCGGCAACAAGCTCGCCACCAGCGAGTTCGCCGAGAAGGTCGTCGAGAATATAGAGAAGCTCGCGTAA
- a CDS encoding isoaspartyl peptidase/L-asparaginase, producing the protein MHVIVHGGAGSPPESPATRQETLTDAAEQATAAEGPMDAVLAALRPLESDPAFNAGVGGAVQSDGEVRTDAGLMTDDGRVGAACAMSGVVHAADVSYTVATETPHVLLAGDEAVDFAAGMGVETGRDLTTAETRQRYEAADPPDGGPADHLEWVREHFSGTDTVGAVATDGDRLAAATSTAGRWFALAGRVGDVPQIGAGFYADDRGGASATGEGEAIARFGLARRAVELLDTYGPRQAAEEAIAAFEDATGRRAGVIVLDHAGHTGAERNTAAMQTATR; encoded by the coding sequence ATGCACGTCATCGTCCACGGCGGCGCGGGCAGTCCACCGGAGTCACCGGCTACTCGGCAGGAAACACTCACTGACGCCGCTGAACAGGCAACGGCGGCGGAGGGTCCGATGGACGCGGTGCTGGCCGCGCTTCGACCGCTCGAATCCGATCCGGCGTTCAACGCCGGCGTCGGTGGGGCCGTCCAGAGCGATGGGGAGGTCCGGACCGACGCCGGATTGATGACCGACGACGGTCGGGTCGGGGCGGCGTGTGCAATGTCTGGCGTTGTACACGCCGCGGACGTGTCCTATACGGTGGCAACTGAGACACCACATGTCTTGCTGGCCGGTGACGAGGCCGTCGATTTCGCGGCAGGCATGGGTGTCGAAACCGGTCGCGACCTCACGACTGCGGAGACACGACAGCGATACGAGGCCGCTGACCCTCCTGATGGCGGACCCGCAGATCATCTTGAATGGGTCCGTGAGCATTTCAGCGGCACTGACACCGTCGGCGCGGTCGCGACCGACGGGGACCGGCTCGCGGCGGCGACATCGACCGCCGGGCGCTGGTTCGCGCTGGCCGGTCGGGTCGGCGACGTACCGCAGATCGGCGCTGGCTTCTACGCGGACGACCGCGGTGGCGCGAGCGCGACCGGCGAAGGGGAGGCTATTGCCCGGTTCGGCCTAGCCCGCCGCGCCGTCGAACTGCTCGACACGTACGGCCCGCGACAGGCCGCCGAGGAGGCGATTGCGGCGTTCGAGGACGCTACTGGCAGGCGCGCCGGCGTAATCGTCCTCGACCACGCCGGCCACACCGGAGCCGAACGCAACACCGCCGCGATGCAGACCGCGACGAGATAG
- a CDS encoding DUF7835 family putative zinc beta-ribbon protein, translating into MAAINDGVDMAEHCSTCDRETPHAVRVQIQTESDKRENAAFSREPYRVSECQICGTTTSTRMNNA; encoded by the coding sequence ATGGCAGCGATAAACGACGGCGTTGACATGGCTGAACACTGTTCGACGTGTGACCGCGAGACACCGCACGCCGTGCGTGTCCAGATACAGACAGAGTCGGATAAACGCGAGAACGCGGCGTTCTCCCGAGAGCCGTATCGGGTCAGCGAGTGTCAGATCTGTGGTACAACCACGTCCACGCGGATGAACAACGCCTGA
- a CDS encoding Rieske 2Fe-2S domain-containing protein — protein MTQEAPPNHGQRDKYPAPSGRRRFVKGLVGASALSGVTTVGGFAVDAATDQGGVGGGTVSYIGIQNIAGPANRPMPLVPLEISDGALRGKWPSVSEVTTGGDTFRIAKAELGGVTYSQQWFQYCGLEVAAGLEPDPERDGFLRSKAAYDWQSQLNDGDKLRVEHFEDYESWGNDIGSDGLGKPAVATWRSQGEDVKEIQVQVFRTPAVSKMVAGDDEYADLAGEIREFLDAATAKDFIAWVNRCTHLCCNPGYKTMPGSAKFEAADKVYCNCHQSVYDPFSPTTATFASRPRPQG, from the coding sequence ATGACGCAAGAAGCCCCTCCAAATCACGGCCAGCGTGATAAGTACCCAGCCCCGTCCGGTCGCCGCCGCTTCGTCAAAGGACTGGTCGGTGCCAGTGCATTGTCGGGAGTGACGACTGTCGGCGGCTTCGCAGTCGACGCAGCGACTGACCAAGGCGGTGTCGGTGGTGGTACCGTGTCCTATATCGGCATCCAGAACATCGCTGGCCCGGCGAACCGACCGATGCCGCTCGTTCCGCTGGAGATATCCGATGGCGCACTCCGCGGAAAGTGGCCGTCCGTCTCGGAAGTGACCACGGGCGGTGATACTTTCCGTATCGCCAAAGCGGAGTTGGGCGGCGTGACGTATTCCCAGCAGTGGTTCCAGTACTGCGGGCTCGAAGTCGCCGCGGGACTCGAGCCAGACCCCGAGCGTGACGGGTTCCTCAGGTCGAAGGCGGCATATGACTGGCAATCACAGCTGAATGACGGAGATAAACTCCGTGTCGAGCACTTCGAGGACTACGAGTCTTGGGGAAACGATATCGGTAGCGACGGTCTCGGCAAGCCAGCGGTCGCGACCTGGCGTTCACAGGGCGAGGACGTCAAAGAGATACAGGTGCAAGTGTTCCGGACACCTGCTGTCTCGAAGATGGTCGCCGGTGACGACGAGTATGCCGACCTCGCCGGTGAGATACGCGAGTTCCTGGACGCGGCCACTGCTAAGGATTTCATCGCATGGGTGAACCGCTGTACGCACCTCTGCTGTAATCCCGGGTATAAGACGATGCCCGGAAGCGCGAAGTTCGAGGCTGCCGACAAGGTGTACTGTAACTGCCACCAGTCGGTATACGATCCGTTCTCGCCGACGACGGCAACTTTTGCGTCGCGGCCTCGGCCACAGGGATAG
- a CDS encoding DoxX family protein encodes MSDDSSRSWLALGRLLFGLGVALQAAEDFRDMEDAIEYAESAGVPAPDLLAPLASGMMLVGGLGTAFWRLPRVSTGAVATFLAVVTPTMHDFWNADPDDKSGERLAFFGNLAMFGGAIAYLREAYSGD; translated from the coding sequence ATGAGTGACGACTCATCACGTAGCTGGCTCGCGCTTGGACGACTGTTGTTCGGCCTCGGTGTGGCCCTCCAGGCCGCTGAGGACTTCCGCGATATGGAGGACGCAATCGAGTACGCTGAGTCTGCGGGTGTCCCCGCGCCGGACCTGCTGGCCCCGCTGGCCTCGGGGATGATGCTGGTCGGCGGGCTGGGGACGGCATTCTGGCGGCTCCCGCGCGTTTCGACCGGTGCCGTCGCCACGTTCCTCGCCGTCGTTACCCCGACGATGCACGACTTCTGGAACGCCGACCCGGACGACAAGAGTGGTGAGCGCCTGGCTTTCTTCGGCAACCTCGCGATGTTCGGCGGAGCGATAGCGTACCTTCGTGAAGCCTACAGCGGTGACTGA
- the hmgA gene encoding hydroxymethylglutaryl-CoA reductase (NADPH), which translates to MTDSDATALAERVRDGELRLYELEDHADPDTAAAARRHLLAEETGADLSAVGDYTFDAADAESNIENMVGAVQVPMGVVGPLPVDGGAAEGDHHLPLATSEGALLASVNRGVSTIRNAGGATARVLKSGMTRAPVFRVEDVAKAGEVSAWVREHVDVLADAAESTTSHGELQDVTPYVVGDSVFLRFSYDTKDAMGMNMATIATEAACDVVESETPADLVALSGNLCSDKKPAAINAVEGRGRTVAADVLIPHEQVEERLDTTSDAIVEANTRKNLVGSAKAGALGFNAHTANVVAAAFLALGQDIAQVVEGSNAITTVDAREDGLYASVTIASLEVGTVGGGTGLPTQSEALDVLGYGGGGDPAGSNADALAEVIAAGALAGELSLLAALSSRHLSSAHADLGR; encoded by the coding sequence ATGACCGACTCCGACGCTACGGCGCTCGCGGAGCGCGTTCGTGACGGTGAGTTGCGGCTCTACGAACTGGAAGACCACGCCGACCCCGACACTGCGGCGGCGGCCCGTAGACACCTGCTGGCCGAGGAGACCGGCGCGGACCTCTCGGCGGTCGGCGACTACACCTTCGACGCTGCCGACGCCGAGAGCAACATCGAGAACATGGTCGGCGCGGTGCAGGTCCCGATGGGTGTGGTCGGCCCGCTGCCCGTCGACGGCGGGGCCGCCGAGGGCGACCACCACCTCCCGCTGGCGACCAGCGAAGGCGCGCTGCTGGCCTCCGTCAACCGCGGCGTCTCGACGATTCGCAACGCCGGCGGTGCAACCGCTCGCGTCCTCAAATCCGGGATGACCCGCGCCCCGGTGTTCCGCGTCGAGGACGTGGCCAAGGCGGGTGAGGTGTCGGCCTGGGTCCGCGAACACGTCGACGTACTCGCCGATGCCGCCGAGTCGACGACCAGCCACGGCGAACTGCAGGACGTGACACCCTACGTCGTCGGCGACAGCGTCTTCCTGCGGTTCTCCTACGACACCAAGGATGCGATGGGGATGAACATGGCCACCATCGCGACGGAGGCGGCCTGCGACGTTGTCGAGTCCGAAACCCCGGCCGACCTCGTGGCGCTGTCGGGCAACCTCTGTTCGGATAAGAAGCCCGCCGCCATCAACGCCGTTGAGGGCCGCGGCCGGACCGTCGCCGCGGACGTGCTCATCCCCCACGAGCAGGTGGAGGAGCGACTCGATACGACTTCCGACGCTATCGTCGAGGCCAACACCCGCAAGAACCTCGTTGGCTCGGCGAAGGCCGGCGCGCTGGGGTTCAACGCCCACACCGCCAACGTCGTCGCCGCGGCCTTCCTCGCGCTCGGGCAGGACATCGCGCAGGTGGTCGAGGGGAGCAACGCTATCACGACCGTCGACGCCCGCGAGGACGGTCTGTACGCATCGGTCACTATCGCGTCGCTGGAGGTCGGCACTGTCGGCGGCGGGACGGGTCTCCCCACGCAGTCCGAGGCGCTTGACGTGCTGGGCTACGGCGGCGGCGGCGACCCCGCCGGCAGCAACGCCGACGCGCTCGCGGAGGTCATCGCCGCCGGCGCACTGGCCGGCGAACTCTCCTTACTTGCGGCGCTGTCCTCGCGTCACCTCTCCTCGGCGCACGCCGACCTCGGGCGGTAG
- the deoC gene encoding deoxyribose-phosphate aldolase, with translation MDDIPDRIEHTVLGPTTTPDDVRTCLDEALQYGMRACIPPCYLPLATEYANVPLTAVIDFPHGQGQTDSVCQAAKLAWDAGADELDMVCNIGLLKAGEDDAVRDHITEVVASVPVPVKVIVEAPLLSDDELERVGQLVADADAAYLKTATGFSEGGATVHDVEILSKYLPVKASGGVGSWADAEAMFEAGAERIGASSGDTIVREWQGETPTKPETDRDDADTTDGY, from the coding sequence ATGGACGACATTCCAGACCGCATCGAGCATACAGTCCTCGGCCCGACGACGACACCGGACGACGTACGAACCTGCCTCGACGAGGCGCTGCAGTACGGGATGCGGGCGTGTATTCCGCCGTGTTACCTCCCGCTGGCGACGGAGTACGCGAACGTCCCACTCACGGCCGTTATCGACTTCCCTCACGGCCAGGGCCAGACCGACAGCGTCTGTCAGGCGGCCAAACTGGCCTGGGACGCCGGGGCCGACGAACTGGATATGGTGTGTAACATCGGCCTACTCAAGGCCGGCGAGGACGACGCCGTCCGGGACCACATCACCGAGGTCGTCGCCAGCGTCCCGGTTCCCGTGAAGGTCATCGTCGAAGCGCCGCTGCTCTCTGACGACGAACTCGAACGGGTCGGCCAACTGGTCGCAGACGCTGACGCCGCGTATCTCAAGACCGCGACGGGGTTCAGCGAGGGCGGCGCGACAGTCCACGACGTGGAGATCCTCAGCAAGTACCTCCCGGTGAAAGCCAGCGGCGGCGTCGGGTCGTGGGCCGACGCCGAGGCGATGTTCGAGGCCGGGGCCGAGCGTATCGGGGCCTCTAGCGGCGATACTATCGTCCGAGAGTGGCAGGGCGAAACTCCAACCAAACCGGAGACAGACCGAGACGACGCGGACACAACCGACGGCTACTGA